One Aegilops tauschii subsp. strangulata cultivar AL8/78 chromosome 7, Aet v6.0, whole genome shotgun sequence genomic window carries:
- the LOC109734988 gene encoding uncharacterized protein: MDLDTENRLASLLLEEARRLQLEADREGVHAYLRKPNVRHRPNSRFLTATVRGVQQANRVVEVDEMWRAREMELELESKLKRRNKERGDSRGEKRKGDSRNMSSSSKIEEGTAYNSSYSDQGGGLGDDEVEKFLHSRVKRGRGAVGSRMDEPGPYLKASSHCRDKEPSPDIRLEEKWERRVQGPERPLFLRSMSPDDCWHKETLDDKPSSSSEPHRKKENKKERKSEKKERKERKDEKKSKHRHRHHHHKSGRRE, from the exons ATGGATCTGGACACAGAGAATCGTCTAGCTTCATTACTCCTTGAAGAAGCACGGAGATTACAGTTAGAGGCTGACAGGGAAGGTGTTCATGCATATCTGCGAAAGCCCAATGTTAGGCATCGTCCAAACTCCCGTTTCCTCACAGCCACAGTTCGTGGAGTTCAACAAG CAAACCGTGTTGTGGAGGTTGATGAAATGTGGCGTGCCAGGGAGATGGAACTTGAACTTGAGTCTAAGCTGAAAAGAAGAAATAAAGAGCGTGGTGACTCTAGAGGGGAGAAACGCAAAGGTGACTCGAGAAATATGAGTTCCAGCTCAAAGATTGAAGAGGGAACTGCTTATAATAGTTCTTACTCAGACCAGGGGGGTGGTCTAGGGGACGATGAAGTTGAAAAGTTTCTGCATTCAAG GGTAAAGCGAGGAAGAGGTGCCGTTGGCTCTAGGATGGATGAACCTGGTCCATACCTAAAGGCTTCATCGCATTGTCGAGACAAAGAACCTAGCCCGGATATACGTTTGGAAGAAAAATGGGAACGCCGAGTGCAAGGTCCGGAGAGGCCACTGTTTTTGAGATCCATGTCTCCTGATGATTGTTGGCATAAGGAAACATTGGATGATAAGCCATCCAGCTCTTCTGAACCACACAGGAAGAAGGAAAATAAAAAGGAGAGGAAATCggagaaaaaagagagaaaggagaGAAAAGATGAGAAGAAATCCAAGCATCGGCACCGCCACCACCATCACAAAAGCGGAAGAAGGGAGTGA